In Janthinobacterium sp. 67, a genomic segment contains:
- a CDS encoding fasciclin domain-containing protein — protein sequence MRTFVPAALFLASMLAASAPFAADMATMVGGQSMYPSKDIVDNAVNSADHTTLVAAVKAAGLVDTLKGKGPFTVFAPTNAAFGKLPAGTVDTLVKPENKATLTKILTYHVVPGKYDFKALAHEIKTHDGKATLATASGGKLMFAMNGMHNIVVMDEGGNSANISTYDVYQSNGVINVIDTVLMPK from the coding sequence ATGCGCACCTTCGTTCCCGCAGCACTGTTCCTCGCTTCCATGCTGGCCGCCAGCGCCCCGTTTGCCGCCGACATGGCGACCATGGTCGGTGGCCAGAGCATGTATCCGTCCAAGGACATCGTCGACAACGCCGTCAATTCAGCCGACCACACGACCCTGGTCGCCGCCGTCAAGGCCGCCGGCCTGGTCGATACATTGAAAGGCAAGGGGCCATTTACCGTGTTCGCGCCGACGAATGCGGCCTTCGGCAAGCTGCCGGCCGGCACCGTCGATACCCTGGTCAAGCCGGAAAACAAGGCGACCCTGACGAAAATCCTCACCTATCACGTGGTACCCGGCAAATACGACTTCAAGGCGCTGGCCCACGAAATCAAGACGCATGACGGCAAGGCCACTTTGGCCACGGCCAGCGGCGGCAAGCTGATGTTCGCCATGAACGGCATGCACAACATCGTGGTGATGGATGAAGGCGGCAACAGCGCCAACATCAGCACCTATGACGT